TTTCCCCTTTAAAACGATTATTTAAGTGATCGTTAATGAGTATTGAACAAAACTCTCCTAAAAAAATCTACCTGGAAACACTGGGTTGTTCCAAGAATCGTGTTGATTCTGAAATTATGATGGCGTCCCTGAAGTCTTCAGGCTTTCAATTAACAATGCGTCCTGAATCCGCTGATGTTATTGTGGTTAATACCTGTGCGTTTTTAACTGCGGCCACTGAAGAATCAATCAATAGAATCCTGGAATTAAGCGACTATAAATCCATTGGGAACTGTGAGAAACTTGTAGCGACTGGTTGCTTGAGCCAACGTTATGGACAAGATTTGATGGGGAACATTCCTGAATTGGATGGGTTGCTGGGATCCAATAATTTTGACAAGATTCCACAGCTTGTCCGGCAAATGTATGAAAACACTGAAAATCCGCAAATTTTTTTGAATCAAAAACCCCATTATTCCCAATATCCTAACCAAAACCGTATCCTGAGTACACCCAGTCATTTCGCTTATCTCAAAGTTGCTGAAGGTTGCTCAAATATGTGCTCATTTTGTAATATTCCATTTCTTCGGGGGGGCTTCAGCAGCCGATCTATTGATTCAATTAAAGACGAAATCAGAGAATTGACAGAACAGGGCGTTAAAGAAATTAATATTATTTCACAAGATACTTCTTCATATGGGCTTGATTTTAAAAATGGGACCAATCTTGAAGATCTGATCTCAGGTATTTCATTAATTCCCGGTGATTTCTGGATAAGGCTGTTTTATTGTTATCCAAACACATTTTCTGAAAAAGCTTTGAAAATGATGTCAGAAGACCATCGCTTTTGTCATTATCTGGACATGCCATTTCAGCATGTTGATGATCAAATTCTCAAAGATATGAACCGGAAAATTACTGAAAAACAGATTCGAACAAAGATTGATCAAATTAGACATTACCTTCCTGATGCCGCTATAAGAACCACATTTATTGTTGGATTCCCTACAGAAACGGATCAGCATTTTGAAAAACTGCTTGGATTTGTAAAGGAAGGCCATTTTACCCATATTGGTGTTTTTCCCTATTCTCATGAAGACAATATCCGCTCCGCCAAATGGGGGGATCCTGTTTCAAATGTGACAAAGAAACAACGAAAAGACCTTTTGATGAAAGCTCAGCAGGAATTAAGTCTGACTAAAAATAGCGATTACGTTGGGAAACAATTGAAAGTATTGGTTGATGGCGTTTCGGAAGAGAGTGAGTTGCTTTTGCAAGGTCGTTCACAATTTCAGGGACCAGAGGTCGATGGAATTGTTTACATTAATGATGGTGAAGCTGTTCCTGGTTCTTTTCATATGGTTGAAATTACAGATGCCCATCCGTATGATCTGGTCGGGCACATTGTGGCGTAACCCCTAAGTATTATAATTTTCGGAGTAATATGTCAGGACATAATAAATGGAGTACGATTAAACATCGTAAAGCCGCACAGGATTCAAAGAAAGGTAAGGTCTTCACAAAACTGATTAAAGAGTTAACGATTGCCGCAAGAATAGGTGGTGGTGATGCTCAGAGCAACCCCCGGCTAAGAAGTGCAATTGCTACTGCACGAGCTAACAGTATGCCAAAAGAGAATATTGATCGTGCCATAAAAAAAGGCACTGGTGACTTGGACGGTGCAGACTATGAAGAGATCATTTACGAAGGCTATGCTCCTGGAAATGTGGCTGTTATTGTAGAAGCGATGACAGATAATCGTAATAGAACCTCTTCTTCAGTGCGGTTCGCCTTCACAAGATCTGGTGGAAATCTCGGCGCAACTAATTCTGTTCAGTATATGTTTGATCGACGGGGAATTATTCAGGTTGCAAAAACCGTTATGTCTGAGGATGAATTAATGGAGTTGGCTCTTGAAGCGGGTGCCAGTGATATGAATTCAGATAATCTTGAAACCTATGAAATCATAACAGAAACATCGGACTTTAACGATGTGCAACAAGCCCTGGAAAACAAAGGAATTCAAATGCTGGAGGCTGAAATTGCATGGGTTCCACAAAACAGGGTGATTGTGGATGATGTGAAAAAAGCCGAACAAATTATGAAACTGATTGATGCCCTTGAAGATGACGATGATATCCAAAAAGTACATTCAAACTTTGATATCAGCGAAGATGTCCTGAGGCAACTATCCTGAAATGAGTCTGATGAATCGAAATAATCATTGTCTAAAAAGTGACAACCTGTGAGAATTATTGGGATTGATCCAGGAAGCAGAAAAACAGGGTATGGAATTGTAGATTATGAGCGCAATCGCACGGTCTATGTCGGCAGTGGTTGTATTCAACTGGGTGATAAAAAACCAATTGAATCACGATTGCTGTTATTGTCAGAACAACTGGATCTGATATATCAGCAATATTCACCAGAATGTGGTGTGGTTGAAAAAATATTCTTTGGTAAAAATGCTCAATCGGCTCTTGTCTTGGGCCATGCCCGCGGAGTTATTTTATTGAAACTGGCAATGTGGAAGCTTCCTGTCTATGAATATACTCCACTTGACATTAAAAAATCGGTGGTGGGAGTGGGACGGGCTACTAAAGATCAGGTTATGCACATGGTCAAAATTCTACTCAATCAGAAAACACATGCCATGGTTGAAGATGAGTCAGACGCGTTAGCAGTTGCCATCACTCATGCTCATTTAATTCCTTTTTTGCAGAAAAAAAATGATTTCTTATCTTGAGGGAATTGTTCTTGATAAAGAAGAAAACGCCATCATTCTGAAAACAACTGGAGGGATTGGTTATCAGGTTTTTGTTTCAAAAACGATTTTGGATGGTCTCAGGAAAAATGATGAGTTGAAGTGCTTTATCTACACCAATGTCAGGGAAGATGAGATTTCTTTATATGGATTTCTATCTCTTGGCGAAAAACAGTTATTTGAATTGTTGCTACATACATCTGGCGTTGGACCACGGCTTGCCTTAACAATTTTGTCAAATCTTTCGCCATTACAACTCATTCAGGCTATTCAGCAGGATGATGTTCAAACCCTGAGCACTATTCCAGGAATTGGTAAGAAAACAGCTGGTAAATTATGCCTCGACATGAAAGATTTGCTCAAAAAGCATCCTGTCAGCGGCACATTTGCTGATTCTGAAAAATCTGTGGTGCTGCAAAAATCATCAGAGCAGCATGAACTGGTATCAGCTTTGAGCAATATGGGATTCCATGAAAAAAGTA
This genomic interval from SAR324 cluster bacterium contains the following:
- the ruvA gene encoding Holliday junction branch migration protein RuvA, coding for MISYLEGIVLDKEENAIILKTTGGIGYQVFVSKTILDGLRKNDELKCFIYTNVREDEISLYGFLSLGEKQLFELLLHTSGVGPRLALTILSNLSPLQLIQAIQQDDVQTLSTIPGIGKKTAGKLCLDMKDLLKKHPVSGTFADSEKSVVLQKSSEQHELVSALSNMGFHEKSIMAVLAQIPDNLSFEEKLRKALPLLASFR
- the rimO gene encoding 30S ribosomal protein S12 methylthiotransferase RimO, giving the protein MSIEQNSPKKIYLETLGCSKNRVDSEIMMASLKSSGFQLTMRPESADVIVVNTCAFLTAATEESINRILELSDYKSIGNCEKLVATGCLSQRYGQDLMGNIPELDGLLGSNNFDKIPQLVRQMYENTENPQIFLNQKPHYSQYPNQNRILSTPSHFAYLKVAEGCSNMCSFCNIPFLRGGFSSRSIDSIKDEIRELTEQGVKEINIISQDTSSYGLDFKNGTNLEDLISGISLIPGDFWIRLFYCYPNTFSEKALKMMSEDHRFCHYLDMPFQHVDDQILKDMNRKITEKQIRTKIDQIRHYLPDAAIRTTFIVGFPTETDQHFEKLLGFVKEGHFTHIGVFPYSHEDNIRSAKWGDPVSNVTKKQRKDLLMKAQQELSLTKNSDYVGKQLKVLVDGVSEESELLLQGRSQFQGPEVDGIVYINDGEAVPGSFHMVEITDAHPYDLVGHIVA
- a CDS encoding YebC/PmpR family DNA-binding transcriptional regulator → MSGHNKWSTIKHRKAAQDSKKGKVFTKLIKELTIAARIGGGDAQSNPRLRSAIATARANSMPKENIDRAIKKGTGDLDGADYEEIIYEGYAPGNVAVIVEAMTDNRNRTSSSVRFAFTRSGGNLGATNSVQYMFDRRGIIQVAKTVMSEDELMELALEAGASDMNSDNLETYEIITETSDFNDVQQALENKGIQMLEAEIAWVPQNRVIVDDVKKAEQIMKLIDALEDDDDIQKVHSNFDISEDVLRQLS
- the ruvC gene encoding crossover junction endodeoxyribonuclease RuvC, with the protein product MRIIGIDPGSRKTGYGIVDYERNRTVYVGSGCIQLGDKKPIESRLLLLSEQLDLIYQQYSPECGVVEKIFFGKNAQSALVLGHARGVILLKLAMWKLPVYEYTPLDIKKSVVGVGRATKDQVMHMVKILLNQKTHAMVEDESDALAVAITHAHLIPFLQKKNDFLS